One Rossellomorea aquimaris DNA window includes the following coding sequences:
- a CDS encoding HAD family hydrolase, whose protein sequence is MKKAVFLDRDGVINEVKTERVTFVNRPDQFYFLEGVLEAIKLLTDSDFLIFVVTNQGGVGLGYLSHEQLQSIHDHMLREIEKAGGFIQEVSCCTHKPHEGCECRKPEAGMLLDLAKKHDIDIARSYMVGDREVDIEAGRKAGCTTLLLADGPSPLYNADHMFTNLMDAAEFILTNK, encoded by the coding sequence ATGAAAAAAGCTGTTTTTCTAGATCGTGATGGAGTAATCAATGAGGTGAAAACAGAGAGAGTGACATTTGTTAATCGACCCGATCAATTTTATTTCCTGGAGGGAGTCCTTGAAGCCATTAAATTATTGACTGATTCCGATTTCCTAATTTTCGTCGTTACCAACCAGGGTGGAGTTGGGTTAGGATATCTATCTCATGAACAACTTCAATCCATTCACGATCATATGTTAAGAGAAATTGAAAAGGCCGGGGGGTTCATTCAAGAGGTATCCTGTTGCACTCACAAGCCGCACGAGGGTTGTGAGTGCAGGAAGCCTGAAGCAGGGATGCTTTTGGACCTTGCAAAAAAGCATGATATAGATATTGCTCGATCGTATATGGTTGGTGATCGCGAGGTAGATATCGAAGCTGGTCGCAAAGCGGGTTGCACTACTCTCTTACTTGCAGACGGCCCCTCTCCCCTATATAACGCCGATCACATGTTTACTAACTTAATGGATGCTGCTGAATTTATCCTCACTAACAAATAA
- a CDS encoding DUF294 nucleotidyltransferase-like domain-containing protein encodes MNQQELLQIIRDHYPFDVLTTEQLDYIISGSKYTTFKKGEFLFHEDETVEELDIYFLVSGLAKNVLHRTSGKQYSLRFYYPGDLIGIMIMLTSGEMTFSVQAIEDCTVFRIQKDRLLEIMTKNNDFSKIIFESIGNRMKTLYDEIKVKSATESDDENINLFRTKVHTLMDRPTFIDENATVLDAARKMKEEDTYGLVVVDQEKKMHGILTQREILSYITNPIISESVKDWMKKKPFWIRDESFAYEALSYFKHEEVDFVPIIRNDEVVGVLTSTSFLNIQDSNYLDLSYKIQKAVSNDELVELATVKSNTFQQFIQDLLLQDSFGYDICEVISNYNDRLHRKIIQLTEKEMRQEGFGSAPINYCFIVMGSQGRSEQGFHTDQDNGIILDDYNHLSDLNKVDLYFQAFTEKLNLKLAACGFPECTGGIMAKEQKWKRSYTDWKKAIDEWLYEIDAQEVQNITMFYDFRPIYGDYSIAEEIRNYLAEKSKRSLNMQQLLRKDALRFKLPVGPLGRVNLKPRNHLFNIKKSGLLQIVNMIRIHSVKYGIKEVNTIKRVQALKKMQAFHPRDAENVKTAMHILLTLRTKQNLLELIEGKPLSNDIDVRTLSKEDRQKLKESIQIANRLQQVMEISFNRNRVV; translated from the coding sequence ATGAACCAGCAGGAATTATTACAAATTATACGAGATCACTATCCCTTTGATGTTCTAACCACTGAACAGTTAGATTACATTATTTCCGGTTCTAAATACACCACCTTCAAGAAGGGTGAATTCCTTTTTCATGAAGATGAAACGGTAGAGGAACTTGATATATACTTCCTTGTCTCGGGACTTGCGAAGAATGTTCTCCATCGCACAAGCGGCAAACAGTATTCACTCCGATTCTACTATCCTGGAGACTTAATCGGGATTATGATTATGCTTACAAGCGGTGAAATGACATTTTCCGTACAGGCAATTGAGGATTGTACCGTCTTCCGCATTCAAAAGGATAGACTATTGGAGATTATGACCAAGAACAATGACTTTTCAAAGATCATCTTCGAAAGCATCGGAAATCGTATGAAAACATTGTATGATGAAATAAAAGTGAAATCTGCCACTGAATCCGACGACGAAAATATCAATCTGTTTCGTACTAAAGTGCATACGTTAATGGATCGCCCCACCTTCATTGACGAAAATGCCACTGTTCTTGACGCAGCCAGAAAGATGAAAGAAGAAGATACATATGGTCTAGTGGTTGTCGATCAAGAGAAAAAAATGCATGGCATTCTTACCCAACGTGAAATCCTGTCTTATATTACAAACCCGATCATCAGTGAATCAGTAAAAGACTGGATGAAGAAAAAACCGTTTTGGATTCGTGATGAATCCTTTGCATATGAAGCCCTTTCTTATTTCAAGCATGAAGAAGTGGATTTTGTACCCATTATTCGCAACGATGAAGTTGTGGGAGTTCTGACCAGTACTTCGTTTCTCAATATACAGGATTCCAATTATTTGGATCTCTCGTATAAAATCCAAAAAGCCGTTTCGAACGACGAACTGGTAGAACTGGCAACTGTGAAAAGTAATACTTTTCAACAGTTCATTCAAGATCTACTCCTTCAAGATAGTTTTGGCTACGATATTTGCGAAGTGATTTCAAACTATAATGATCGCCTGCACCGAAAGATCATTCAACTAACCGAAAAAGAAATGCGTCAGGAAGGATTCGGATCTGCGCCTATCAATTATTGTTTTATTGTCATGGGCAGTCAAGGCAGAAGTGAGCAAGGCTTTCATACGGATCAGGATAATGGAATCATTCTCGATGATTATAACCACTTGTCCGATCTTAACAAGGTTGATTTGTATTTCCAGGCATTCACCGAAAAACTCAATTTAAAGCTTGCTGCATGCGGTTTTCCTGAATGTACTGGCGGAATCATGGCTAAGGAACAGAAATGGAAACGATCCTATACTGATTGGAAAAAGGCGATTGATGAATGGCTATATGAAATAGATGCACAGGAAGTTCAAAACATTACGATGTTCTATGATTTCCGTCCCATTTATGGTGATTACTCCATCGCAGAGGAAATTCGAAATTATTTAGCGGAAAAATCGAAACGGTCTCTTAATATGCAACAACTTTTAAGAAAAGATGCCCTTCGTTTCAAACTTCCTGTAGGACCTTTGGGACGGGTGAACCTGAAGCCCAGGAATCATTTGTTTAACATCAAAAAATCTGGGCTTTTGCAAATCGTCAATATGATTCGCATTCATTCTGTAAAATACGGAATAAAAGAAGTTAATACGATAAAGAGAGTTCAAGCATTGAAGAAGATGCAGGCATTCCATCCAAGGGATGCTGAAAATGTAAAAACAGCTATGCATATTCTTCTCACTCTCCGTACAAAGCAAAACCTCCTTGAACTTATAGAAGGAAAACCATTAAGTAATGATATTGATGTACGTACTCTTTCAAAAGAGGATCGGCAGAAATTAAAAGAATCCATCCAGATTGCTAATCGACTTCAACAAGTGATGGAAATTAGTTTTAATAGGAACCGGGTGGTTTAA